ACGGTTCAATATACGCTCTATAATATAATAAGGTTCAGGACTGAAATTCATCAGAGTCAAATGAAGAAAAAATTTCAATTTCTGTCTCCATCAGCCTATCTGATCCAGTAGCCTTTGGGATACCCGAGCGAGATGAGACGGTGAGATCGTCTTTGCAGTAGAATTATTTATTTTTTAATCTAAAATTATTAAAGAATAGAGCGTTATTATTGTTAGCTATCGGTTTCTAACAGGTAAATAAGGAGGTAAGGACGAGATGTTATGGTGGGCTGTAGTCATTCTTATTTATAGTCCTTTGCTGGTGCTCTTGATTCTGGAGGAATCGCGGGCGCGGCGGCGCTGATCGCCAAAGTTCTGTTTTTCTTATTTTTAATAGCTTTTTTAATCTCCCTTGTTGCAGGGTGGGGACCCCGCTTGTAATTATCCGTTGTTTTCCGCAGCGAGGGTAAATATTAATTTGATGTTATCTGGAGGAATAAAAAGATGAAAAATCCAATTAAATATATAGGATTTATGCTAATCGTTTTTATGGCTGTTTTAATGCTAGGCTGCGCCGACAGCCCTAAGCAGAGCGCGGGAGGATACGTTGACGATGCCTGGATCACCTCAAAGGTTAAGAGCTCTTTACTCTCCGATCCACTGGTTAGTGGCACTGATGTTGAGGTAAACACTTACCAAGGCGTGGTGCAGCTAAGCGGGTTTGTGGCGA
This sequence is a window from Nitrosococcus oceani ATCC 19707. Protein-coding genes within it:
- a CDS encoding BON domain-containing protein produces the protein MKNPIKYIGFMLIVFMAVLMLGCADSPKQSAGGYVDDAWITSKVKSSLLSDPLVSGTDVEVNTYQGVVQLSGFVATEEQSEEAERITRSIKGVKDVENKITVK